One region of Bacillota bacterium genomic DNA includes:
- a CDS encoding SIMPL domain-containing protein (The SIMPL domain is named for its presence in mouse protein SIMPL (signalling molecule that associates with mouse pelle-like kinase). Bacterial member BP26, from Brucella, was shown to assemble into a channel-like structure, while YggE from E. coli has been associated with resistance to oxidative stress.), whose amino-acid sequence MLKGKYLTVLLVALGVAVLVLAGANPPVNPADATEGPMEYVVTVRGVGTVDARPDTAIIRLGVETEAAKAEDAMEANATALNKVIDALKKAGVKDGDIATGNFSVWPVYQEPPRTLVDEKPSIGTAGYRVSNMLMVRTTNLDTVGLLVDTATAAGANRVEGISFDKKDADGARDEAMKVAIKDARRKADVMAGAAGVKIGEIVSVTEEGSGYGIMRTERISVAMDTTIIPGDMEFTSIVVVVYRFTE is encoded by the coding sequence GTGCTAAAGGGGAAGTACCTTACGGTGCTCCTGGTTGCCCTGGGAGTCGCGGTTCTGGTTCTTGCTGGGGCAAATCCTCCGGTCAATCCTGCGGATGCTACTGAAGGGCCCATGGAGTATGTAGTGACGGTAAGAGGCGTTGGGACCGTTGATGCCAGGCCTGATACGGCCATAATCAGGCTGGGAGTGGAGACGGAGGCTGCCAAGGCCGAAGACGCGATGGAGGCCAACGCAACGGCTCTGAATAAGGTTATCGATGCCCTTAAAAAAGCTGGAGTCAAAGACGGGGATATAGCTACGGGCAACTTCTCGGTCTGGCCTGTCTATCAAGAGCCCCCGCGAACTCTCGTCGATGAAAAGCCCAGTATTGGCACGGCTGGCTACAGGGTGAGTAACATGCTGATGGTGCGCACGACCAACTTGGACACGGTGGGTTTGCTGGTTGATACGGCGACCGCGGCTGGTGCCAATAGGGTTGAAGGTATCAGTTTTGACAAGAAAGACGCTGATGGGGCCCGCGATGAAGCTATGAAGGTGGCCATTAAGGATGCCAGGCGTAAGGCAGATGTCATGGCTGGGGCTGCCGGCGTTAAGATAGGCGAGATCGTCTCCGTCACTGAGGAAGGTAGTGGATATGGGATCATGAGAACGGAGAGGATATCTGTCGCTATGGATACAACCATCATACCGGGGGATATGGAATTCACCAGTATAGTTGTGGTGGTCTACCGGTTTACAGAGTAA
- a CDS encoding type II toxin-antitoxin system RelB/DinJ family antitoxin: MAIKTANVLARVEPEIKEKAEAIMSKLGVPASVVINMLYKQIVMTKSIPFPLSLPAVPKALDEMDATAFDAIMQNGLNEAKSDRSRPASEVLADLRRGL; the protein is encoded by the coding sequence ATGGCTATTAAAACGGCAAATGTCCTCGCTCGCGTTGAACCTGAAATAAAAGAAAAAGCGGAAGCCATCATGTCAAAGCTGGGAGTTCCGGCTTCCGTCGTAATCAATATGCTCTATAAGCAAATTGTTATGACCAAGAGCATTCCGTTTCCCCTGTCGCTTCCTGCTGTTCCGAAGGCGCTGGATGAAATGGACGCCACCGCATTTGACGCAATCATGCAAAACGGTTTGAATGAAGCAAAATCTGATCGTTCCCGTCCCGCTTCTGAGGTGCTTGCAGATTTAAGACGGGGATTGTAA
- a CDS encoding carbon-nitrogen hydrolase: MSSVKIGLIQMSCGTDRQANLAKALAMSSEAVKKGSQIVCLQELFTSRYFPQTVDVRNYSLAEPVPGPTLAACSKFARQHGICMIVPVYEEAMPGVYFNTAVLLGTDGEFAGKMRKIHIPEGPQYLEKYYFTPGDLGFPVFDTPHCCVGIGICWDEWFPETARILGLKGAAIVFFPSAIGSEPDRPGYSSQEAWETAIRAQGIMNGLFVATVNRVGVEDEMSFYGGSFIADPLGMVIAKGGSGDEIVTGDIDLERITEARNLLQFHRDRRPEVYQEILRIVKSGQ, from the coding sequence ATGAGTTCGGTAAAGATAGGACTAATCCAGATGTCTTGCGGCACAGATCGTCAAGCCAATCTCGCAAAAGCGCTGGCGATGTCATCTGAGGCGGTGAAGAAGGGTTCACAAATTGTCTGCCTTCAAGAGCTCTTCACTAGCAGGTATTTCCCACAAACGGTGGACGTGAGGAACTACAGCTTGGCTGAACCGGTTCCCGGGCCAACCCTCGCGGCTTGTTCCAAGTTCGCCCGGCAGCATGGCATTTGCATGATCGTTCCCGTCTATGAAGAGGCCATGCCCGGCGTCTACTTCAACACTGCGGTTCTCCTCGGCACTGACGGCGAATTCGCCGGTAAGATGAGAAAGATCCATATCCCCGAGGGCCCGCAGTACCTCGAGAAGTACTACTTCACCCCCGGCGACCTGGGTTTCCCGGTTTTCGACACGCCCCACTGCTGCGTGGGAATAGGGATCTGCTGGGATGAGTGGTTCCCCGAAACCGCCCGCATACTAGGATTGAAGGGTGCGGCAATAGTATTCTTTCCCTCCGCCATCGGATCTGAGCCGGACCGCCCAGGTTACAGTTCCCAAGAAGCATGGGAGACAGCCATTAGGGCGCAGGGCATAATGAATGGCCTTTTCGTTGCCACGGTCAACCGGGTAGGCGTAGAGGACGAAATGAGCTTCTACGGGGGGAGTTTCATTGCGGACCCCCTAGGTATGGTAATTGCCAAAGGAGGGTCCGGGGACGAAATAGTGACGGGGGACATTGACCTGGAGAGGATTACTGAGGCGCGTAATCTCCTGCAGTTTCACAGGGATAGGCGGCCTGAGGTCTACCAGGAAATCCTCAGAATCGTCAAGAGCGGGCAGTAA
- a CDS encoding adenosine-specific kinase: MTLEVVQIEKPGEMNMILGQSHFIKTVEDLYEAMANAGGGIRYGIAFCESSGPRLVRHAGNDLELERAAAENAMRLGTGHAFIILMDKGFPINVLNSIKAVPEVCGIYCATANPVQVIVAQTPQGRGIMGVIDGGASAGIEGEEDIKARKDLLRRFGYKL; this comes from the coding sequence ATCACACTTGAGGTAGTCCAGATCGAGAAACCCGGTGAGATGAACATGATCCTGGGACAATCACATTTCATCAAGACGGTTGAGGACCTCTACGAGGCGATGGCCAATGCAGGCGGGGGCATTCGTTACGGTATTGCCTTCTGCGAGTCCTCTGGGCCTAGGCTAGTGAGGCACGCAGGGAACGACCTGGAGCTGGAGAGGGCAGCCGCTGAGAACGCCATGAGACTGGGGACAGGACATGCCTTCATCATTCTCATGGACAAGGGCTTTCCCATTAACGTACTCAACTCCATCAAGGCTGTGCCGGAGGTCTGCGGCATCTACTGCGCTACAGCCAACCCTGTGCAGGTCATCGTGGCCCAGACGCCCCAGGGACGCGGCATAATGGGGGTAATTGACGGTGGCGCCAGCGCGGGCATTGAAGGCGAGGAGGATATCAAGGCTCGCAAGGATCTTTTGAGAAGGTTCGGTTACAAGCTGTAG
- a CDS encoding spermine/spermidine synthase, translated as MNREVIERLETGGSEIQFQRLGDHYEIILNGVFIMASYNGRSERSMVTEAVRVLGFEPERVLVGGLGMGFTLAQVLSYPGIRAIRVYETEEAIIRWNKGALRDLNGKCLDDPRVEVVHGDFLGGIQTGPSWDLILVDLDNGPEMTVRETNGWLYSAPGLEQMKVRLKIPGAVSIWCPGPNRMLEDLFGQVFTEHFCFTEEDCVYVGVKRP; from the coding sequence GTGAACAGGGAAGTCATAGAGAGGCTCGAGACGGGTGGCTCTGAGATACAGTTCCAGAGACTTGGTGATCACTACGAGATCATACTGAACGGGGTCTTCATCATGGCCTCGTACAATGGGCGCTCGGAGAGGTCCATGGTAACGGAGGCTGTCAGGGTTTTGGGCTTCGAGCCCGAGAGGGTACTGGTGGGCGGGCTTGGCATGGGGTTTACCCTGGCTCAGGTGCTGTCCTATCCAGGGATCCGGGCTATCCGGGTGTATGAGACGGAGGAGGCCATCATCCGGTGGAACAAGGGGGCCCTGAGGGACCTCAACGGGAAATGCCTGGATGACCCCCGGGTAGAGGTTGTTCATGGGGACTTCCTAGGGGGCATCCAGACGGGGCCTTCATGGGACCTTATCCTGGTGGACCTTGACAACGGGCCTGAGATGACCGTTCGGGAGACAAACGGCTGGCTCTACTCAGCCCCGGGATTGGAGCAAATGAAGGTCCGGTTGAAGATACCCGGTGCGGTGTCTATCTGGTGCCCAGGGCCCAATAGAATGCTGGAGGACCTGTTTGGACAGGTGTTCACCGAGCACTTCTGCTTCACCGAGGAAGACTGTGTGTATGTGGGGGTTAAGAGGCCATAA
- a CDS encoding AbgT family transporter → MEDSGEFTTRHKLALLTLAVTFIMLPIGMAKLGWWINELVALFLAMAIIGGMLGGLGINQVFEKFVEGAREMVYAAIIVAFARGILVVLTDGRILDTIIRALSIPLQNMPLHLSAVGMMLVQSAINFIIPSGSGQAAVTMPILAPLSDLIGLTRQTAVLAYQIGDGFSNILWPTSGYFMGALAVAGVPWDRWFRWILPLFGLWYIVNIVFMVIAVSIGFGPF, encoded by the coding sequence GTGGAAGACTCCGGTGAGTTCACCACCAGGCACAAGCTGGCCCTTCTCACTCTTGCCGTTACCTTTATCATGTTGCCCATTGGAATGGCCAAGCTCGGGTGGTGGATAAACGAATTGGTGGCCTTGTTCCTTGCCATGGCCATTATCGGGGGAATGCTGGGCGGTCTTGGGATCAACCAGGTGTTCGAGAAGTTCGTTGAGGGTGCCCGGGAGATGGTGTACGCTGCAATCATCGTTGCCTTCGCCCGGGGCATACTGGTAGTCCTCACGGACGGGCGCATCCTTGACACCATAATACGGGCGCTGTCCATCCCGCTCCAGAACATGCCCCTGCACCTCTCCGCGGTTGGGATGATGCTCGTCCAGTCGGCCATCAACTTCATCATACCCTCCGGCAGTGGCCAAGCCGCAGTGACCATGCCCATACTGGCACCCTTGAGCGACCTCATCGGCTTGACTCGCCAGACAGCGGTCCTAGCCTACCAGATCGGGGACGGCTTCTCCAACATCCTCTGGCCCACATCTGGTTACTTCATGGGTGCCCTGGCGGTGGCAGGTGTACCCTGGGACCGGTGGTTCCGGTGGATCCTGCCGCTCTTCGGCCTGTGGTACATCGTTAACATTGTGTTCATGGTAATCGCGGTCTCCATAGGGTTTGGCCCCTTCTAA
- a CDS encoding cell wall hydrolase: protein MSRRKARFAVLITLLVLVVSAPVLAGVDVTLNGEPLLFSSAVLVEEGRVLVPVDALSYYLDGSSSFDPVSGFLRVFCGGTVIQMKVGDKKATIRGETVEMDAAPVALDGRVLVPLRFIAEALKMKVAWNEELRTVELMAEEVEAGVKPYPGEPIVSYTPEEFDLLVRCISSEAGNQPFEGMVAVGAVVINRMLSPDFPDTINDVIYQPGQFSVVADNRINLPVKEGAVEAAKRALAGEDPTGGALYFYNPVMARAKFVFTRNVLKVIGDHRFCD from the coding sequence ATGTCGAGAAGAAAAGCCAGGTTTGCGGTGCTCATCACCCTTTTGGTGCTGGTGGTGAGTGCCCCGGTGCTGGCAGGAGTAGACGTAACGCTGAACGGCGAGCCGTTGCTCTTCAGTAGTGCGGTTTTGGTGGAGGAAGGCCGGGTCCTGGTACCTGTGGACGCTCTGAGTTACTACCTAGACGGTTCCAGCTCCTTCGATCCGGTGAGCGGTTTCTTGAGGGTGTTTTGCGGCGGGACCGTGATACAGATGAAGGTGGGAGATAAGAAGGCGACTATCCGGGGCGAGACGGTGGAGATGGACGCGGCTCCCGTGGCGCTGGATGGGCGGGTACTGGTTCCCCTCAGGTTCATCGCCGAGGCGCTCAAGATGAAGGTGGCGTGGAACGAAGAACTACGTACAGTAGAGCTAATGGCCGAAGAGGTGGAGGCTGGGGTCAAGCCCTACCCTGGTGAACCAATCGTTTCGTATACACCTGAGGAGTTTGACCTCCTTGTACGCTGTATCAGCTCGGAGGCAGGAAACCAGCCCTTCGAGGGCATGGTGGCTGTGGGTGCCGTGGTGATCAACAGGATGCTTAGCCCTGACTTTCCTGATACCATCAATGACGTGATTTACCAGCCGGGGCAGTTCAGTGTCGTTGCCGACAATCGCATAAACCTGCCTGTCAAGGAGGGTGCGGTCGAGGCCGCCAAGAGGGCACTGGCGGGTGAGGATCCCACAGGAGGCGCGCTGTACTTCTACAACCCGGTCATGGCCCGTGCCAAATTCGTGTTTACCCGGAACGTGCTAAAGGTCATCGGAGACCACCGTTTCTGCGACTAG
- a CDS encoding M20 family metallopeptidase: MDRDHVARALACLDEGELMWLSQKLISIPSYHGLEDPEKDVAEFARDYLKSNGVSAEKVDVLGCRGNVIAALGDNTGGSTLMLNGHLDTVGVENMTIDPFEGFSKDGNIYGRGAVDMKGAVAAMIMAMVCLRRSGARLTGRVLFTGVIDEEWWSEGTRHLVKNGPRARYAIVGEPTGNEIHTGHRGLEWLEVKVHGKYAHGGTPERGINAITKMSKVIIAINEKLLPDLRTRLNPITGPATCNLGFIKGGTQPSTVAGDCLLQMDRRWIPGESTRSVMDEIEGLLNGIAAKDPEFKASVNNMRDMEANEIGHPPLCTPDSSLLVAAMKDACRFVLGGCEISRFPAWTDAGILSSVGEIETVVFGPGDLACAHSEVEYCPVDSIVQSCKVYIATAISLCT; this comes from the coding sequence ATGGACAGAGACCATGTGGCCCGTGCCCTAGCCTGCTTGGATGAGGGTGAACTCATGTGGCTCTCGCAGAAACTGATATCCATACCGAGCTACCACGGCTTGGAGGACCCCGAGAAGGACGTGGCGGAATTCGCCAGGGACTACCTGAAAAGTAACGGCGTTAGCGCTGAGAAGGTTGACGTGCTCGGCTGCAGGGGTAATGTTATAGCTGCCTTGGGGGACAACACTGGAGGTTCCACCCTGATGCTCAACGGTCACCTGGACACCGTTGGGGTCGAGAACATGACAATAGACCCCTTCGAGGGTTTTAGCAAGGATGGCAACATCTATGGGAGGGGCGCCGTGGACATGAAAGGCGCCGTGGCGGCGATGATCATGGCCATGGTATGCCTAAGGCGCTCTGGTGCCAGGCTGACGGGACGGGTCCTCTTCACCGGTGTCATTGATGAGGAATGGTGGAGCGAGGGCACAAGGCACTTGGTGAAGAACGGGCCCAGGGCCCGCTATGCCATCGTGGGTGAACCTACCGGGAATGAGATCCACACGGGCCACAGGGGGCTTGAGTGGCTTGAGGTAAAGGTGCATGGCAAGTATGCCCACGGGGGCACTCCCGAGCGGGGCATAAACGCCATAACCAAGATGTCCAAGGTCATCATCGCTATCAACGAAAAACTGCTCCCTGACCTGCGTACTAGGCTTAATCCCATCACAGGACCCGCCACCTGCAACCTTGGGTTCATAAAGGGTGGCACCCAGCCCAGCACCGTCGCTGGGGATTGCCTGCTGCAAATGGACAGGCGGTGGATCCCCGGGGAATCCACTAGGTCGGTGATGGACGAGATAGAGGGTTTGCTCAATGGGATCGCTGCCAAGGACCCCGAATTCAAGGCCTCGGTGAACAACATGAGGGATATGGAGGCTAATGAGATCGGCCATCCCCCGTTGTGCACCCCCGATTCTTCGCTGCTGGTAGCTGCCATGAAGGATGCATGCCGTTTTGTACTGGGAGGGTGCGAGATCAGCCGTTTCCCCGCTTGGACCGATGCAGGCATCCTAAGTTCCGTTGGGGAAATTGAGACCGTGGTGTTCGGCCCGGGCGACCTGGCCTGTGCCCACTCGGAGGTGGAGTACTGCCCTGTGGACAGTATAGTACAGAGCTGCAAGGTCTACATAGCCACAGCCATAAGCCTTTGCACCTGA
- a CDS encoding amidohydrolase family protein codes for MIYDLVIQNGRLMDPDRNLDTWGNVAVSDGKIKRITRESIQGRTTIDARGNVVCPGFIDIHAHVDGNLYPAQCMVRQGVTTTVGGNCGLSPLAIGAFLDSVEVNELPLNSATFIGHSFSMREAAGATDRYQPATREQIEAMKGMLHKALEEGAVGLSLGLEYSPGASQEEVLELARVCALYGKPVAIHTRYDSWRGVEGFAEAVRICEETGVPVQVSHVAYMVGMGQMTAALSILDDAHNRHLDLTADSGVYSAFATFVGSAVFDDWPGKYGCRHEDMVVATGPHSGQRFTGEMFDRLRRQTPDIAVIAFVGKESEIGEALVRPYMMVSTDGAVGNPSPGTGHPQDAGTYPRLLGNYVRETGLLSLLDALRKITIMPADRLGLKHKGRLAVGCDADIVVFDPKSVRDLAEYPVSGKPDAPPEGISHVVVNGKPVVMDGHPLEGRAPGRGIRVTSEVWEG; via the coding sequence ATGATCTATGATCTAGTGATCCAGAACGGCCGGTTGATGGATCCTGACAGAAACCTGGACACCTGGGGAAACGTAGCAGTCTCGGATGGGAAGATCAAGCGCATCACCAGGGAGTCAATTCAAGGACGAACTACCATTGACGCCAGGGGGAATGTAGTCTGCCCGGGCTTCATAGACATTCACGCTCATGTAGACGGCAACCTTTACCCGGCGCAATGCATGGTGCGGCAGGGAGTCACAACGACCGTGGGAGGTAACTGTGGTCTTAGCCCCCTGGCAATAGGGGCATTCCTTGACAGCGTGGAAGTCAATGAACTACCTTTGAACTCGGCCACCTTCATTGGGCATTCCTTCAGCATGAGAGAGGCGGCCGGCGCTACCGACAGGTACCAGCCAGCCACCAGGGAACAGATTGAAGCTATGAAGGGCATGCTCCACAAAGCCCTGGAAGAGGGAGCAGTGGGACTCTCCTTGGGACTGGAGTACTCTCCTGGGGCCTCTCAGGAAGAGGTATTGGAGCTGGCTCGGGTGTGCGCGCTCTATGGCAAGCCAGTGGCCATTCATACCCGGTACGATTCCTGGCGTGGTGTCGAAGGATTCGCTGAAGCGGTCAGAATCTGTGAGGAAACCGGTGTGCCCGTCCAGGTTAGCCATGTTGCCTACATGGTAGGCATGGGACAGATGACCGCTGCCCTTAGCATCCTGGATGACGCCCACAACCGGCACTTGGATCTGACAGCCGATTCTGGGGTCTACTCTGCTTTTGCCACGTTTGTCGGGTCAGCGGTCTTCGACGACTGGCCAGGGAAGTACGGGTGTCGCCATGAGGACATGGTAGTCGCAACCGGCCCGCATTCGGGACAGCGTTTCACTGGAGAGATGTTCGACAGGTTGAGGCGGCAGACTCCGGACATAGCTGTCATCGCCTTTGTAGGGAAGGAGTCTGAGATAGGAGAGGCCTTGGTGAGGCCCTACATGATGGTGTCAACAGATGGGGCTGTGGGAAATCCCAGTCCTGGCACGGGACATCCCCAGGATGCCGGGACCTATCCCAGGCTCCTGGGCAACTATGTTAGGGAAACCGGCCTCCTGTCCCTGCTGGATGCGCTTCGAAAGATCACCATCATGCCCGCCGATCGCCTGGGGCTGAAACATAAGGGGCGTTTGGCTGTGGGCTGTGACGCAGATATTGTAGTATTCGACCCTAAGAGTGTAAGGGATCTGGCCGAGTACCCTGTTTCGGGGAAGCCTGACGCGCCTCCAGAGGGTATCAGCCACGTGGTGGTCAATGGCAAACCGGTGGTAATGGACGGCCACCCCCTGGAAGGCAGGGCTCCCGGGCGCGGCATAAGGGTGACGAGCGAGGTCTGGGAAGGCTAG
- a CDS encoding pyridoxal phosphate-dependent aminotransferase, with the protein MAGISALQERYLSKKTRALLTHPQGMGNYFTFKTAIDILGLNWDDVAPGGIYGVTGEGYYDMGYMANNVGPSESSLRALRETSTFENVAVYPPDCLPELKSLVAAHKFGRRLGPDFEILGVEGAQGGIGYTYLTFLDPGDEVICTDPGYFHFVPGAELCGARVIPIELNEGNGYRLKPVEVLEAITPRTKMIVLCDPVNPFGTVQTREELLEIASIARERNILIFNNITHNTHQTNPNATHIPLPSLHDADNSMDHVISVSGTSKGYGMPALRVGFMAGHPELIRGAFLTKMEITKIHINYPGQYAALEAMRDKEYLRRSTETIRRNWNHLKETIQGIEGVEFPVEPDFGFCTVIDVSGAGVTAQEVTIGLLSHRIAVIPGDGLGNVKAGDYIRLNYSHRDITCFEVFREALPKAIAEAQEGRYREAVIRFFEKAGSARGHRIIGQIRQRSGHICC; encoded by the coding sequence ATGGCAGGCATCAGCGCTCTGCAGGAGAGGTACCTATCCAAGAAGACCCGGGCCCTGTTGACTCACCCTCAGGGAATGGGCAACTATTTCACCTTTAAGACTGCCATTGACATTCTGGGTCTCAACTGGGACGATGTCGCGCCTGGTGGGATCTATGGGGTAACAGGCGAGGGCTACTATGACATGGGGTACATGGCCAACAACGTCGGGCCATCAGAATCCTCCCTCAGGGCCCTTCGTGAGACCAGCACCTTCGAGAACGTGGCTGTGTATCCTCCAGACTGCCTACCGGAGTTGAAGAGCCTTGTGGCCGCCCATAAGTTCGGAAGGCGACTGGGTCCTGACTTCGAGATCTTGGGGGTGGAAGGGGCCCAGGGGGGCATCGGCTACACATACCTTACCTTCCTGGACCCAGGCGATGAGGTGATCTGCACAGACCCGGGATACTTCCACTTCGTTCCTGGAGCTGAGCTGTGCGGGGCCCGGGTTATACCCATTGAACTTAACGAGGGTAATGGCTACAGGCTTAAGCCAGTGGAAGTGCTGGAAGCCATCACTCCCCGGACGAAGATGATTGTGTTGTGTGACCCGGTGAACCCCTTTGGCACTGTGCAGACCCGGGAGGAGCTCTTGGAGATCGCCAGCATCGCGAGGGAACGCAACATACTGATCTTTAACAACATAACCCATAACACCCACCAGACAAACCCCAATGCCACCCATATTCCACTTCCGTCCCTGCACGATGCGGACAACAGCATGGACCACGTAATATCTGTCTCAGGGACCTCGAAAGGCTACGGCATGCCTGCTTTGAGGGTGGGCTTCATGGCTGGGCACCCTGAACTCATCCGCGGGGCCTTCCTGACAAAGATGGAGATCACGAAGATCCACATCAATTATCCTGGGCAGTACGCTGCCCTGGAGGCAATGCGGGACAAGGAGTACCTGCGCCGCTCAACCGAGACAATCCGGCGCAACTGGAACCACCTCAAAGAGACCATCCAGGGGATAGAAGGCGTGGAGTTCCCTGTGGAGCCTGATTTCGGGTTCTGCACGGTCATTGATGTGAGCGGTGCCGGGGTGACGGCACAAGAAGTAACCATTGGGCTGCTGAGCCATAGGATAGCGGTGATCCCCGGCGATGGGCTTGGAAACGTGAAGGCTGGGGACTACATAAGGTTGAACTACTCCCACCGCGACATCACGTGCTTTGAGGTATTCCGGGAGGCCTTGCCCAAGGCCATAGCCGAGGCGCAGGAGGGCCGGTACCGCGAGGCTGTCATCCGGTTCTTCGAGAAGGCGGGCTCGGCCCGGGGCCACAGGATAATAGGGCAGATCAGGCAGAGGAGTGGCCATATCTGCTGTTGA
- a CDS encoding ATP-binding protein yields the protein MFQVEDSGPGVPEEHREDIWERYHQVRGPGTPGSRGSGPGIAIAREIVRAAWWHSLQ from the coding sequence GTGTTCCAGGTGGAGGATTCTGGGCCGGGGGTGCCTGAAGAACACCGGGAAGACATATGGGAGAGGTATCACCAGGTCCGGGGTCCTGGCACCCCGGGGTCCCGGGGAAGCGGTCCGGGCATAGCAATTGCCCGGGAAATAGTAAGAGCAGCATGGTGGCACAGTCTTCAATGA
- a CDS encoding Gmad2 immunoglobulin-like domain-containing protein → MKLRMTLLVVFVVAAILAGCSMQRAQPQEPDLEDGPHTVVLQAAPQEIQEWVANSLRLFAGQARDHGDRTYLLLTLGEKPTGGYEARISSLSVSGGDLVALCRFKEPSPGETVSQAKTYPFDLVTVPRLEVPVEFRAEGDSPPHIMRVLGSDVEPIVAESTWIKVFEPRPGQVVAGSFSLRGLCSAFEGTVNYRLMRNSSILHEGFATGAMGDWGYFEAVIPLDTAENGPAVLEVFTYSAKDGSVQDLISIDVTVE, encoded by the coding sequence GTGAAGTTGAGAATGACCCTTCTTGTGGTCTTCGTGGTAGCGGCAATTCTGGCAGGATGTTCAATGCAGAGGGCTCAGCCCCAGGAGCCAGACCTTGAAGACGGCCCGCATACGGTGGTTCTCCAGGCAGCTCCCCAGGAAATCCAGGAGTGGGTGGCAAACTCCCTGCGCCTGTTTGCAGGACAAGCCCGTGACCATGGAGACCGTACGTATCTTCTGCTGACCCTGGGGGAGAAGCCCACCGGAGGCTACGAAGCCCGGATATCTTCTTTATCCGTATCCGGCGGCGACTTGGTGGCCCTGTGCCGTTTCAAAGAGCCCTCCCCCGGAGAAACCGTCTCACAGGCCAAGACATACCCCTTTGACCTGGTGACCGTGCCCCGGCTGGAGGTCCCAGTAGAGTTCCGAGCAGAGGGAGACTCCCCACCGCACATCATGAGAGTACTTGGCTCTGATGTGGAACCCATCGTTGCCGAGAGTACCTGGATTAAGGTTTTCGAACCCCGCCCAGGCCAAGTTGTAGCGGGCTCATTCAGCCTTCGTGGGCTGTGCAGTGCCTTTGAGGGTACCGTCAACTACAGGCTCATGAGGAACTCAAGTATTCTTCACGAGGGCTTTGCCACGGGGGCCATGGGCGACTGGGGCTACTTCGAGGCAGTGATACCCCTGGACACTGCAGAAAACGGGCCCGCTGTGCTTGAGGTCTTCACGTACAGCGCCAAGGACGGTTCCGTGCAGGACCTTATTTCCATCGACGTTACCGTGGAATAG
- a CDS encoding type II toxin-antitoxin system RelE/ParE family toxin: MADRTYLVKITAQAEGQLQEIIKYIASELKAPKAALRLLDDIERSILSLSQLPHRVALIEEEPWHNYGIRKMPEKNFLIYFWIDEENRRVQVTAVIYAKRDQLSQLSQMDME, from the coding sequence ATGGCAGATAGAACGTATCTGGTTAAAATCACTGCACAGGCAGAGGGACAGCTGCAAGAAATCATAAAATACATTGCCTCAGAGTTAAAAGCTCCGAAAGCCGCCCTGCGCTTACTCGACGATATAGAACGCTCGATTTTATCGCTTTCGCAGCTTCCGCATCGGGTTGCGCTAATTGAAGAAGAACCGTGGCATAACTACGGTATCCGCAAAATGCCTGAAAAAAACTTTCTCATTTACTTTTGGATTGACGAAGAAAATCGCAGGGTACAAGTTACTGCCGTTATTTATGCTAAACGTGACCAACTAAGTCAGCTTTCGCAGATGGATATGGAGTAA